In Capsicum annuum cultivar UCD-10X-F1 chromosome 11, UCD10Xv1.1, whole genome shotgun sequence, one genomic interval encodes:
- the LOC107847728 gene encoding serine carboxypeptidase-like, with product MSSSSFSLLFIAIFLVSFSQISLSLSSKFFLPSHNDNVEHVISPKKFPITMAEKFIRQLNLFPKHDINIVSSKENIFNNYEEKLFEKKLNLSYIGDSGSTVQDLGHHAGYFPLVHTKSARMFYFFFESRSNKNDPVVIWLTGGPGCSSELALFYENGPFKISDNMSLVWNDYGWDKVSNLIYVDQPTGTGFSYTSDESDIRHDETGVSNDLYDFLQAFFKAHPEYVKNDFYITGESYAGHYIPAFASCVHQGNKNKEGIYINLKGFAIGNGLTNPEIQYKAYTDYALDMKLINQDDYDDINQLYPKCQQEIKLCANGSEDACSRGFRDCISIFNNITDIAGNINYYDIRKTCEGSHCYDFSRMETYLNDARVKKALGVPSVIDFVSCSSSVYRALKTDWMKNPEVGIPSLLEDGINLLVYAGEYDLICNWLGNSNWVHAVEWSGQKGFGAAPSVSFSVDDEEKGVLKNFGPLTFLKVYDAGHMVPMDQPKAALEMLQRWTQGKLS from the exons ATGTCTTCGTCTTCATTCTCTCTTCTCTTTATTGCTATATTTCTTGTTTCATTTTCACAAATATCtctttcattatcatccaaattttTCTTACCTTCTCATAATGATAATGTTGAACATGTCATTAGTCCAAAAAAATTTCCAATTACTATGGCTGAAAAATTCATTAGGCAACTTAATTTATTCCCTAAACATGATATTAATATTGTTTCttcaaaggaaaatattttcaataattatgagGAGAAATTATTCGAGAAGAAATTGAATTTATCTTATATTGGTGATTCTGGTTCTACTGTTCAAGATTTAGGTCATCATGCTGGTTATTTTCCCCTTGTACATACTAAATCTGCAag gatgttttattttttctttgaatcaAGGAGCAACAAGAATGATCCAGTAGTAATATGGTTAACAGGAGGGCCAGGATGTAGCAGTGAATTGGCTTTGTTTTATGAAAATGGACCTTTCAAAATTTCAGACAACATGTCTCTTGTCTGGAATGATTATGGCTGGGACAAG GTGTCAAACCTTATATACGTTGATCAACCAACAGGAACTGGTTTTAGTTATACTTCTGATGAAAGTGACATTCGTCATGATGAAACTGGTGTAAGCAATGACCTTTATGATTTCTTACAG GCCTTCTTCAAAGCTCATCCTGAGTATGTAAAGAATGATTTCTACATTACTGGAGAATCATATGCTGGGCATTATATTCCTGCATTTGCTTCTTGTGTTCATCAaggaaataaaaacaaagaaggaaTTTACATAAACCTCaag GGATTTGCCATTGGTAATGGACTCACCAACCCAGAAATTCAGTACAAAGCTTACACAGACTATGCTTTGGATATGAAATTGATCAATCAAGACGATTACGATGATATAAACCAACTATATCCAAAATGTCAACAGGAAATTAAGCTTTGTG CAAATGGTAGTGAAGATGCTTGTTCGAGGGGATTTAGAGATTGCATAAGCATTTTCAACAATATAACGGATATTGCAGGCAATATAAAT TACTATGATATCCGGAAGACTTGTGAGGGTAGCCATTGCTATGATTTCTCGCGAATGGAAACTTACCTCAATGATGCCCGAGTTAAGAAAGCTCTAGGTGTTCCCAGTGTTATTGATTTTGTCTCGTGTAGTTCTTCAGTTTATCGAGCGCTGAAGACAGACTGGATGAAGAATCCTGAAGTCGGTATTCCTTCACTTCTTGAGGATGGTATCAATCTACTCGTTTATGCTGGAGAGTATGACCTTATCTGCAACTGGCTCG GGAACTCAAATTGGGTGCATGCCGTAGAATGGTCTGGACAGAAAGGCTTTGGGGCTGCACCATCGGTTTCTTTCTCAGTAGACGATGAGGAGAAAGGCGTTCTAAAGAACTTTGGACCTCTGACTTTCCTCAAGGTCTACGATGCAGGTCATATGGTGCCGATGGACCAACCTAAGGCAGCACTCGAAATGCTTCAGAGGTGGACTCAAGGCAAATTGTCCTAG
- the LOC107848567 gene encoding vacuolar protein sorting-associated protein 24 homolog 1 produces the protein MEKVMNVLKPKPNPQQLLRDWQRRLRQECRNIERQIRDIKREETKVQKAIKEAAKRNDMGSAKSLAKEIVRSQRTVNRLYENKAQLNSISMHLGESVAIARTVGHLSKSAEVMKLVNNLMKAPEVAITMQEFSKEMTKAGVMEEMVNDAVDSALDSEDMEEEIEEEVDKVLTTIAGETTAQLPQAVRKEKLKQPAQAVEDAEDDEEDLEELRARLAKVRS, from the exons atggagaaagtaATGAATGTATTGAAGCCGAAACCGAATCCTCAACAACTATTGAGGGATTGGCAACGCAGGCTCCGACAAGAATGTCGGAATATTGAACGTCAAATACGAG ATATAAAAAGAGAGGAGACGAAAGTACAGAAAGCAATTAAAGAAGCAGCTAAAAGAAATGATATGGGTTCTGCCAAG TCGCTTGCTAAAGAGATTGTGAGATCTCAAAGAACTGTGAACCGATTATACGAGAACAAGGCGCAGTTGAATTCAATATCCATGCACCTTGGAGAAAGTGTCG CCATTGCTCGCACAGTGGGACATTTGTCTAAGAGTGCTGAAGTCATGAAGCTCGTCAATAATCTTATGAAGGCTCCTGAAGTGGCAATTACAATGCAGGAGTTTAGTAAAGAAATGACCAAG GCTGGTGTCATGGAAGAAATGGTAAATGATGCAGTAGACAGTGCCCTGGATTCAGAAGACATGGAAGAGGAGATTGAAGAAGAAGTTGACAAGGTCTTGACTACAATTGCTGGTGAGACTACTGCACAACTTCCTCAAGCAGTCCGAAAGGAGAAGTTAAAGCAACCAGCACAGGCAGTGGAGGATGCAGAG GACGACGAGGAGGATTTAGAAGAACTAAGGGCACGTCTTGCTAAAGTTAGATCCTAA